One segment of Allorhodopirellula heiligendammensis DNA contains the following:
- a CDS encoding glucoamylase family protein: protein MTRRRFLSGAVAVSVPMLTGISANDSSRHLMPSTDSDNTMSRRTHAERSEPEDAFLTDLRTHCYRYFCEAADPATGLISDRGRNDGRGFSEYASSAACGFGLAAYAIAPSSGLDTFDRARERSRTLLRSLLELAEHHNGFLYHFIGRSDGGRRMNCEASTVDTALMLAGVMCSETIFGGDAEIASLCRELMSRTNWQSMLDESNLLSMGWSPEQGMLPYRWDRFSELTILVLLAIGAPQHAIDPVAWQAWRRDKMLTFNGQSFLSYPPLFVHQYPMAFFDFRGMKSPSGRSYWHNSVTAHLAQIDFLERLSRRYPAEFGHYGRSLWGITSSDSATGYRDWGGPYEDDRSEPDRGIDGTVVPSAAAGGLAIVPEQAISTLKYQQAQFGSEIYGRYGFANAFNPATGWSGPDVIGIDTGISLLMAENLRSGGVWSAFMKHPVAQSALERAGFTPV from the coding sequence ATGACGCGCCGTCGCTTTCTTTCTGGTGCGGTGGCTGTATCCGTGCCCATGCTGACTGGAATTTCCGCCAACGACAGTAGTCGCCATTTGATGCCCAGCACCGATTCAGACAACACGATGTCCAGGAGGACTCACGCTGAACGATCCGAACCTGAAGACGCATTCCTAACGGATTTGCGTACGCATTGTTATCGCTATTTTTGCGAAGCGGCGGACCCAGCGACGGGACTGATTAGCGATCGCGGACGAAACGACGGCCGAGGATTCAGTGAGTATGCAAGTTCTGCGGCATGTGGATTCGGCTTAGCGGCCTACGCAATTGCTCCTTCGTCAGGACTTGATACTTTCGATCGGGCCCGTGAGCGTTCACGGACGCTGCTACGTTCGCTGCTCGAGTTGGCTGAGCACCATAACGGATTCTTATATCACTTCATTGGTCGCAGTGATGGCGGTCGACGAATGAATTGCGAGGCATCCACCGTCGACACCGCCTTGATGTTGGCGGGGGTGATGTGCTCGGAGACGATTTTCGGTGGGGACGCCGAAATCGCGAGTCTGTGTCGAGAGTTGATGTCTCGTACCAATTGGCAGTCGATGCTGGACGAGAGCAACTTGTTGTCGATGGGATGGTCACCCGAGCAGGGTATGCTGCCGTATCGTTGGGATCGTTTTAGTGAGTTAACAATTTTAGTACTGTTAGCCATCGGGGCGCCGCAGCATGCGATCGATCCCGTCGCATGGCAAGCATGGCGACGTGACAAGATGCTCACCTTTAACGGACAATCGTTTCTTTCTTATCCGCCGTTGTTCGTGCATCAGTATCCGATGGCGTTCTTCGATTTCCGCGGTATGAAAAGCCCCAGCGGTAGAAGCTACTGGCATAATTCGGTGACCGCACACCTAGCTCAGATCGACTTTTTGGAAAGGTTATCACGCCGCTACCCAGCGGAGTTTGGGCATTACGGCAGATCGCTATGGGGAATCACTAGCAGCGACTCCGCGACGGGGTACCGAGACTGGGGGGGACCTTATGAAGATGATCGTAGCGAACCAGACCGCGGGATCGATGGGACGGTGGTCCCGAGTGCCGCAGCGGGCGGACTGGCAATCGTGCCCGAGCAGGCGATCTCGACATTAAAGTACCAGCAAGCACAGTTTGGTAGCGAAATCTATGGTCGCTACGGGTTTGCTAACGCCTTCAATCCCGCGACGGGTTGGTCCGGCCCCGACGTGATCGGCATTGATACAGGGATTTCGTTGTTGATGGCTGAAAATCTTCGTAGCGGTGGCGTGTGGAGCGCGTTCATGAAGCATCCCGTCGCCCAATCGGCCTTGGAACGGGCGGGATTCACTCCAGTCTAA
- a CDS encoding glucan biosynthesis protein has translation MSALRPILHAIGVTLWCLLPCSGAVQADEKAVDLAEERAARENAVPTASQVSDFDDLQLFAQHLATTTYVPEPPLIPALAELSYEQYRDIRFRNGRALWSDGDHPFWLEFFHRGFVQRDRVDVNVIEGNATKNELRTRQIPYDRELFDFEGAAAGVNIREPIGFAGFKAVGRFEEGGFGQEMLTFIGSSYFRARTGQTVYGTSARGLAVDVGMNRDEEFPDFRAFWVYEPAPGDRQLRVLALLDSPSLTGAYQFDFDPSMTVSKMRVTATLYFRELPGKLAIAPLTSMWIWGDGLAPPPLDKRPSCHDADGLLIHADENWTWRAFARLPYPSVTATRVEKLSGFGLLQRDRNFDHYGDTGARYDERPSVWVEPIESFGSGRIELMEIPGAHEGIDNIGAYFVADAEIDVDQPLELRYDVFFFGSTTTLAERVQPTCDNGDLLATCESFEVSRDDEAITLKIHFQPHEESVGDDDQDVVESGGQAPLGGWGRVDPGRVVPEISTVRGEVDDVVVLTNGSGYLVEVRLVPTEDAPVQVAFRLNDSTGVSLTESFEYLCPHEQPKFVYPAVYTRQE, from the coding sequence ATGAGTGCTCTACGCCCTATTTTGCACGCCATCGGCGTGACTCTCTGGTGCTTGCTGCCGTGCTCCGGAGCCGTCCAAGCAGATGAAAAGGCGGTCGATCTTGCCGAGGAGCGGGCAGCCCGTGAGAACGCCGTCCCCACGGCATCGCAGGTCTCTGACTTCGACGATTTGCAGTTGTTCGCGCAGCATTTGGCGACGACAACCTACGTCCCCGAACCGCCGCTCATACCGGCGCTCGCCGAGCTAAGTTACGAACAGTACCGTGATATCCGGTTTCGCAACGGACGCGCGTTGTGGAGCGACGGCGATCATCCATTTTGGTTGGAGTTCTTCCATCGAGGTTTCGTCCAGCGAGATCGCGTGGATGTGAATGTCATCGAGGGCAACGCCACGAAGAATGAACTTCGAACGAGGCAAATCCCTTATGACCGAGAGCTATTCGACTTTGAGGGGGCCGCTGCGGGAGTGAATATCAGAGAACCGATCGGATTTGCGGGCTTCAAAGCCGTCGGGAGGTTCGAAGAAGGTGGTTTTGGTCAGGAGATGTTGACGTTCATCGGATCGAGTTACTTCCGCGCTCGCACGGGGCAAACCGTCTATGGCACATCGGCGAGAGGCTTGGCGGTTGATGTGGGAATGAATCGGGATGAGGAGTTTCCCGATTTTCGCGCGTTCTGGGTTTATGAGCCGGCCCCAGGCGACCGTCAGCTCCGCGTTCTGGCGCTGCTGGACAGTCCGAGCTTAACGGGCGCCTACCAGTTTGATTTTGACCCTTCGATGACGGTATCGAAAATGCGGGTCACCGCCACGCTCTATTTTCGCGAGCTCCCCGGCAAACTCGCCATCGCGCCTCTGACAAGCATGTGGATATGGGGCGACGGACTGGCGCCTCCTCCGCTGGACAAACGCCCGTCATGCCACGATGCCGATGGGTTGCTGATTCACGCCGATGAGAATTGGACATGGCGTGCCTTCGCGCGACTTCCCTATCCGTCGGTTACTGCCACCCGTGTAGAAAAGTTGTCGGGTTTTGGATTGTTGCAGAGAGACCGCAACTTTGATCACTACGGCGACACCGGTGCGAGGTACGACGAGCGACCGAGCGTGTGGGTCGAGCCGATCGAGAGTTTCGGTAGCGGGCGAATCGAACTCATGGAGATCCCCGGGGCGCATGAGGGTATCGATAACATCGGTGCGTACTTTGTTGCCGACGCGGAGATCGATGTCGATCAACCGTTGGAGTTGAGATATGATGTTTTTTTCTTCGGTAGTACGACCACGCTAGCGGAACGGGTGCAACCGACGTGCGATAACGGGGATCTTCTGGCAACCTGCGAATCGTTTGAGGTCAGTCGGGATGATGAAGCGATCACGCTGAAGATCCATTTTCAACCCCACGAGGAGTCCGTTGGGGATGACGACCAGGACGTCGTTGAGAGCGGTGGTCAAGCCCCCTTAGGAGGGTGGGGGCGAGTTGATCCAGGGCGCGTCGTTCCCGAGATTAGCACGGTACGGGGCGAAGTCGATGACGTCGTCGTGTTAACCAACGGCAGCGGTTATCTGGTGGAGGTTCGCCTCGTGCCCACCGAGGATGCTCCCGTGCAGGTTGCATTCAGATTGAATGACTCGACAGGAGTATCGCTAACGGAGTCATTCGAGTATCTGTGTCCTCACGAGCAACCAAAATTTGTGTATCCAGCGGTATACACTCGCCAGGAATAA
- a CDS encoding ATP-binding cassette domain-containing protein has product MQPNSEFPAGGRPSIESMEKAISVLAVTLKQRFDQASLRASDGSDMDPLEPLIAGSQKAGIGLVASPTPAIGDIVTTVRQGIPLVFSLPNDSLVILQGPHAGKIDCAVIGDHLEYRTLSTSQLSKLLGDLSRLRMMIAKKEFECESLSASADRDGHDHGHSHPKPLRRLLSLLHLDRRDIELVTLFAGVAGVLGLATPLIVESLVNVVSWGVYFQPLLVLASMLLVCLGIAGVLKILQTWVVEIIQRRQFVRIVNDLAHRFPRADQNAFADQYPRELANRVFDIVTIQKATSVLLLDGVTIVLTSIIGLLLLAFYHPFLLGFDIVLVLSMISVTWVLGRGGVRTAIDESICKYRVAHWLQDVIAMPSAFKVGGGEHLAIQRANQLSVDYLNARSRQFGVVIRQVIFAVGLQVVASTALLSLGGWLVIDGQLTLGQLVASELVVTVVVGAFAKAGKSLEIFYDLMAGIDKVGHLVDIPPDPRVEIGAIPAGPANVSWSELVFDSPTGRSRVAAATIASGSRVAIVGDDPSGQSRLARALGGLTTPSAGMIQVAGYDAFEAAIGSPGEIAAYAGEPSIFNGTLRENTDLGRSGIDHTRVREVLRQAGLGQVLLQLKGGLQTRLLSDGRPFSFAQQSRLMIARAMAAHPRLLIIDGLLDGLGDSGRRDVWKNITAEECPWTLIVVTQREDIAEWCESRIAVRK; this is encoded by the coding sequence GTGCAACCCAATTCTGAATTTCCCGCCGGTGGGCGACCGTCGATCGAATCGATGGAGAAGGCCATCTCCGTGCTGGCGGTTACCCTGAAACAGCGTTTTGATCAGGCATCGTTGAGGGCATCAGACGGTTCGGATATGGATCCGTTGGAACCACTGATCGCGGGCAGTCAGAAAGCAGGGATTGGCCTGGTGGCGAGCCCGACGCCTGCCATCGGCGACATTGTTACGACGGTCCGCCAAGGCATCCCCCTTGTATTCAGTTTGCCCAACGACAGTTTAGTGATTTTGCAAGGACCGCATGCGGGCAAGATCGACTGCGCGGTCATCGGTGATCATCTCGAATACCGTACGCTCAGCACCTCCCAATTATCGAAGTTATTGGGAGACTTGTCGCGGTTGCGAATGATGATCGCTAAGAAAGAGTTTGAGTGCGAGTCGCTTTCGGCATCCGCGGATCGGGATGGTCACGACCATGGTCACTCGCATCCCAAGCCACTGCGGCGACTGCTCTCGCTGCTCCATCTGGACCGCCGTGACATCGAGTTGGTCACACTCTTTGCGGGCGTCGCCGGCGTGTTGGGATTGGCAACACCTCTGATCGTCGAAAGCTTGGTAAACGTCGTCAGTTGGGGGGTTTATTTCCAACCGCTACTGGTGCTGGCGAGTATGCTGCTGGTCTGCTTGGGAATTGCCGGAGTTCTAAAGATTCTGCAAACCTGGGTCGTTGAAATTATTCAGCGCCGCCAATTCGTTCGCATCGTCAACGATCTCGCACATCGATTTCCACGTGCCGACCAGAACGCTTTTGCAGACCAATATCCCCGCGAGTTGGCCAATCGGGTATTCGATATTGTCACCATTCAGAAAGCGACGTCGGTGTTGTTGCTCGACGGCGTGACGATCGTGTTGACGAGTATCATCGGATTGCTGTTGTTGGCATTCTACCACCCATTCTTGTTGGGTTTTGATATTGTGTTAGTGCTGTCGATGATTTCCGTCACTTGGGTTCTCGGACGTGGTGGGGTGCGAACGGCGATTGACGAATCGATCTGCAAGTATCGGGTCGCGCATTGGTTACAAGACGTGATTGCCATGCCGAGTGCGTTCAAGGTCGGGGGCGGCGAGCATTTGGCGATTCAGCGAGCCAATCAATTATCGGTCGATTACCTCAACGCTCGCAGTCGTCAGTTCGGCGTTGTGATTCGGCAGGTGATTTTTGCCGTTGGGCTCCAGGTCGTGGCTTCTACCGCCCTGCTTAGTTTAGGTGGTTGGTTGGTGATTGACGGTCAGCTGACGCTCGGCCAGCTCGTCGCTAGTGAGTTGGTGGTTACCGTTGTGGTCGGGGCGTTTGCCAAAGCCGGAAAGTCTTTAGAGATTTTCTATGATTTGATGGCAGGGATCGACAAGGTAGGGCACCTGGTGGACATTCCGCCTGATCCACGCGTGGAAATCGGTGCGATCCCAGCAGGGCCGGCAAATGTCTCCTGGTCGGAGTTGGTTTTCGATTCGCCGACGGGACGATCGCGGGTAGCAGCGGCCACGATAGCGTCTGGTTCGCGTGTTGCCATTGTGGGCGATGATCCTAGCGGGCAGTCACGACTGGCGCGGGCTCTGGGCGGGTTGACCACGCCCAGCGCCGGCATGATTCAAGTCGCTGGTTACGACGCATTTGAAGCCGCCATCGGATCACCGGGCGAAATCGCCGCTTACGCGGGCGAACCCTCGATATTCAATGGAACGCTCCGAGAGAATACTGACCTGGGACGCAGCGGGATTGACCATACTCGTGTCCGTGAAGTCCTTCGCCAAGCGGGACTGGGCCAAGTGCTGCTGCAACTCAAGGGCGGTCTGCAAACGAGGCTATTGTCCGATGGTCGACCGTTTTCATTCGCTCAACAATCTCGGTTAATGATCGCGCGTGCGATGGCGGCGCATCCCCGGTTGTTGATCATTGACGGATTGCTTGATGGACTTGGTGACAGTGGACGCCGCGACGTTTGGAAAAACATCACCGCAGAGGAGTGTCCTTGGACACTGATTGTGGTGACCCAGCGCGAGGATATTGCAGAGTGGTGCGAAAGCAGAATCGCTGTCCGCAAGTAG
- a CDS encoding HlyD family secretion protein, which yields MIDTPESNDEFPTLQMVRTGRIVRMIGKLAFAALVISTVAMVFVPWRQTARGVGTVVALDPQQRPQPLLSPSMGVVSYVKPGLREGSYVEKSELLLRLTPFAVNAVDQLDTQIVAMESMEASALASLEVTKQSAALQESSGRSMAESLKQEYQAARQKWEQSKNEVTSLQADLEDKRNQLQIAERVSEQGLISREELFSKRRAVESQSAKVLKAENAVDEAYATLLSKEEEIEAKRQEIDIKNRTANQKVLEEMQRINRIEKDILDLRNSRGQMDRLEIRAPRSGYIQQWFGVEGSDTIKQGDQLFVIVPDADQLAVELKIRGMDIPLIHVGDPVRLRFDGWPAVQFVGWPSVAIGTFGGKVNRVLPTDDGTGYFRVVVTPDDHFEREEGWPDDRYLRQGVRANGWVLLKRVPLGYEIWRQLNGFPPVVAPDEPGNSKPEKPAKVKLPKI from the coding sequence ATGATCGATACGCCCGAGTCCAATGACGAGTTTCCTACGCTCCAGATGGTGCGCACCGGTAGGATCGTACGAATGATCGGCAAGCTCGCGTTTGCTGCCTTGGTCATCTCCACAGTGGCCATGGTGTTCGTTCCCTGGCGACAGACCGCTCGGGGCGTCGGGACGGTAGTGGCCCTCGATCCGCAGCAGCGTCCACAGCCTTTGCTGAGTCCTTCGATGGGCGTTGTAAGCTATGTGAAGCCGGGGTTGCGGGAGGGAAGCTATGTCGAAAAGTCTGAACTGTTGCTCCGCTTGACCCCGTTTGCCGTCAATGCAGTTGACCAATTGGATACGCAGATCGTCGCCATGGAGTCGATGGAGGCTTCCGCACTGGCCAGCCTCGAGGTCACCAAGCAATCCGCGGCCCTGCAGGAGAGCAGCGGTCGCAGCATGGCGGAGTCTCTGAAGCAAGAGTATCAGGCAGCCCGCCAAAAGTGGGAGCAGTCCAAGAACGAGGTCACTTCGCTACAGGCTGACCTGGAGGATAAACGCAATCAGCTGCAAATCGCCGAGCGGGTGTCCGAGCAAGGTTTGATCTCGCGTGAGGAGCTGTTCTCCAAACGTCGGGCCGTCGAAAGCCAGTCCGCCAAGGTCCTGAAGGCCGAAAACGCAGTGGACGAAGCGTATGCGACCTTGCTGTCCAAAGAGGAGGAAATTGAAGCGAAACGGCAGGAGATTGACATTAAGAACAGGACCGCGAACCAAAAGGTTCTGGAGGAGATGCAGAGGATCAACAGGATCGAGAAGGACATTCTGGATCTCCGCAATTCGCGGGGGCAGATGGACCGGCTGGAAATTCGTGCGCCCCGCTCCGGCTATATCCAACAGTGGTTCGGCGTTGAGGGCAGCGACACGATCAAGCAAGGGGACCAATTGTTCGTGATCGTGCCAGACGCTGACCAGTTGGCCGTGGAGTTGAAAATCCGGGGGATGGACATCCCGCTAATTCACGTGGGCGATCCCGTTCGCCTGCGGTTTGACGGTTGGCCAGCGGTGCAATTCGTGGGCTGGCCGTCGGTCGCCATCGGCACATTTGGCGGTAAAGTCAACCGAGTTCTCCCAACTGATGATGGCACCGGATATTTTCGTGTGGTCGTGACGCCAGATGACCATTTTGAACGGGAGGAAGGTTGGCCGGACGACCGATACTTACGTCAGGGAGTACGTGCAAACGGCTGGGTTTTATTAAAGCGAGTGCCCTTAGGCTACGAGATATGGCGTCAATTGAATGGATTTCCACCCGTCGTCGCACCCGACGAGCCGGGGAACTCCAAACCAGAAAAACCGGCGAAGGTCAAATTGCCCAAAATATAG